One region of Streptomyces sp. CG4 genomic DNA includes:
- a CDS encoding AAA family ATPase, which produces MDDPERVRARLEETGYLVDEGLAVTCFLALRLHRPLFCEGDAGVGKTALASALADALGAPLIRLQCHEGIDASQALYDWDFPRQLLHLRAAEAAGVTDADRLESELYDRRFLIARPLLQALQTQPAVLLVDEIDRADDEFEAFLLELLSEYSVTIPELGTLRAEQPPVVVLTSNRTREVHDALKRRCLYHWFDHPSFARELAIVRRRLPGVSARLAEQVTALVQALRGADLLKPPGVAETLDWAEALDALGAGEVDAELAVATLGSVLKYREDTDRARGLDLTAVLAARGG; this is translated from the coding sequence ATGGACGACCCGGAGCGGGTGCGGGCCCGCCTGGAGGAGACGGGGTACCTCGTCGACGAAGGGCTGGCCGTCACCTGCTTCCTGGCCCTGAGGCTGCACCGGCCGCTGTTCTGCGAGGGCGACGCGGGCGTGGGCAAGACCGCGCTCGCGTCCGCCCTCGCCGACGCGCTCGGCGCGCCGCTGATCCGGCTGCAGTGCCATGAGGGCATCGACGCCTCGCAGGCCCTGTACGACTGGGACTTCCCGCGCCAGCTGCTGCATCTGCGCGCCGCCGAGGCAGCCGGGGTGACGGACGCGGACCGCTTGGAGAGCGAGCTGTACGACCGCCGGTTCCTCATCGCCCGCCCGCTGCTGCAGGCCCTGCAGACACAACCGGCGGTGCTGCTGGTCGACGAGATCGACCGGGCCGACGACGAGTTCGAGGCGTTCCTGCTGGAGCTGCTGTCCGAGTACTCCGTCACGATCCCGGAGCTGGGCACGCTGCGCGCCGAGCAGCCGCCGGTCGTCGTCCTCACCTCGAACCGGACCCGGGAGGTGCACGACGCGCTGAAGCGGCGGTGCCTCTACCACTGGTTCGACCATCCCTCCTTCGCCCGCGAACTGGCCATCGTGCGGCGCCGGTTGCCCGGGGTGTCGGCACGGCTGGCGGAGCAGGTGACGGCACTGGTGCAGGCGCTGCGCGGCGCCGACCTGCTCAAACCTCCCGGCGTCGCCGAGACCCTGGACTGGGCCGAGGCCCTGGACGCGCTGGGCGCCGGCGAGGTGGACGCGGAGCTGGCGGTGGCGACGCTGGGCTCGGTACTGAAGTACCGGGAGGACACGGACCGAGCACGGGGGCTCGATCTCACGGCTGTCCTCGCGGCCCGGGGCGGGTGA
- a CDS encoding VWA domain-containing protein, with product MDAERLGADAVLLGFVRVLRVAGVDASTERLYAFLRAVAALRPGVRTDVYWAGRATLCGGHDDLERYERVFAAYFGPSPEGTARPARAAPPPRPRLVARAARMGAGTPGEDDSSGPPVAALASSAEVLRHRDVATLEGAERDQLRRLLAAFALQGQARRAARRRPARRGEVDPRRTVRELLRRGGEPARLRRHARVQQPRRVVLLVDVSGSMAPYADALLRFAHAAVRVGRTEVFTIGTRLTRVTRELAHRDPDLAMTAVAAAVPDWRGGTRLGELVREFLNRWGQRGMAHGAIVVLLSDGWERGDPELLGQQMRRLHALAHQVVWANPRKARPGYAPLAAGMAAALPSVDAFVEGHSLAALEALAAVVRGAAEPEAGAARVRGADRA from the coding sequence GTGGATGCCGAGCGGCTCGGGGCCGATGCCGTGCTGCTCGGATTCGTGCGGGTGTTGCGGGTGGCGGGGGTCGATGCGAGTACCGAGCGGCTGTACGCGTTCCTGCGTGCCGTGGCCGCCCTGCGTCCGGGGGTGCGTACGGATGTGTACTGGGCGGGGCGGGCGACGCTGTGCGGTGGGCACGACGACCTGGAGCGGTACGAGCGGGTGTTCGCCGCGTACTTCGGGCCCTCCCCCGAGGGAACCGCCCGCCCGGCGCGTGCCGCTCCCCCGCCCCGGCCCCGGCTCGTCGCGCGGGCGGCGCGCATGGGCGCGGGCACGCCGGGCGAGGACGATTCGTCCGGCCCGCCGGTCGCCGCGCTCGCCAGCTCGGCCGAGGTGCTGCGGCACCGCGACGTCGCCACGCTCGAAGGCGCCGAACGGGACCAACTGCGCCGCCTGCTCGCCGCGTTCGCCCTGCAGGGCCAGGCGCGGCGCGCGGCGCGGCGCCGGCCCGCCCGACGCGGCGAGGTCGATCCGCGGCGCACCGTACGGGAGTTGCTGCGGCGCGGCGGGGAACCGGCCCGGCTGCGTCGGCATGCGCGCGTGCAGCAGCCCCGCCGGGTGGTGCTGCTCGTCGATGTGAGCGGCTCGATGGCGCCGTACGCCGACGCGCTGCTGCGGTTCGCGCACGCGGCGGTGCGCGTGGGCCGTACGGAGGTGTTCACCATCGGCACCCGGCTGACCCGGGTGACGCGTGAACTCGCCCACAGGGACCCGGACTTGGCGATGACGGCCGTCGCGGCAGCCGTGCCGGACTGGCGCGGCGGCACCCGGCTCGGTGAGCTGGTGCGCGAGTTCCTGAACCGCTGGGGGCAGCGCGGGATGGCGCACGGGGCGATCGTCGTGCTGCTCTCGGACGGCTGGGAGCGAGGCGATCCGGAGCTGCTCGGACAGCAGATGCGCCGGCTGCACGCCCTGGCCCACCAGGTGGTCTGGGCGAACCCCCGTAAGGCGCGCCCCGGTTACGCGCCGCTGGCCGCCGGGATGGCGGCGGCGCTGCCCAGTGTGGACGCCTTCGTCGAGGGGCACAGCCTGGCCGCGCTGGAGGCGCTGGCGGCGGTGGTGCGCGGTGCGGCGGAGCCGGAGGCCGGTGCGGCCCGGGTGAGAGGAGCGGATCGTGCGTGA
- a CDS encoding XdhC family protein, protein MREILPALARWHAAGIPFGLATVVAVSRSAPRDPGAAMAVGPDDEVVGSVSGGCVEGAVYELAQEVVASGEPRLETFGYSDEDAFAVGLTCGGEITLLVRPVTAASDPAFGTVAASVAAGEPVTVATVVDGPAPRAATLAVWPDRAAGTLGTEGLDVAVTADARGELALGASVLRHYGPHGERREDTVTVFLQSFAPPPRMLVFGAIDYAAAVARIGDFLGYRVTVCDARPVFATPKRFPAGAEVVVDWPHRYLAGTETDDRTVICVLTHDPKFDVPLLQEALRRPAAYVGAMGSRLTHEERRARLIEAGVTEAELSRLRSPLGLDLGARTPEEVAVSVAAEIVALRWGGSGAPLTTTGGAIHPTAV, encoded by the coding sequence GTGCGTGAGATTCTGCCGGCGCTGGCACGCTGGCACGCGGCCGGGATTCCGTTCGGTCTGGCCACGGTCGTCGCGGTCAGCCGTAGCGCGCCACGCGACCCGGGCGCCGCGATGGCGGTGGGCCCGGACGACGAGGTCGTGGGCAGCGTGTCCGGGGGCTGCGTGGAAGGCGCGGTGTACGAACTCGCCCAGGAGGTCGTGGCGAGCGGCGAGCCGCGCCTCGAAACCTTCGGCTACAGCGACGAGGACGCGTTCGCGGTCGGCCTCACCTGCGGCGGCGAGATCACCCTGCTGGTACGGCCGGTGACCGCCGCCTCGGACCCGGCGTTCGGCACGGTCGCCGCGTCGGTCGCCGCGGGCGAACCGGTGACCGTGGCCACGGTGGTGGACGGGCCCGCGCCGCGCGCCGCCACGCTCGCGGTCTGGCCGGACCGGGCGGCGGGCACGCTCGGCACGGAGGGTCTCGACGTCGCCGTCACCGCCGACGCGCGCGGCGAACTCGCGCTGGGCGCCTCGGTCCTGCGTCACTACGGCCCGCACGGCGAGCGCCGCGAGGACACCGTCACGGTGTTCCTCCAGTCGTTCGCGCCACCACCCCGCATGCTGGTCTTCGGCGCGATCGACTACGCGGCCGCGGTGGCCCGGATCGGCGACTTCCTCGGCTACCGGGTCACCGTGTGCGACGCCCGCCCGGTCTTCGCCACGCCCAAGCGCTTCCCGGCGGGCGCCGAGGTCGTGGTCGACTGGCCGCACCGCTATCTCGCCGGTACGGAGACCGACGACCGCACGGTGATCTGCGTCCTCACCCATGACCCGAAGTTCGACGTGCCGCTGCTGCAGGAGGCCCTGCGCCGCCCGGCCGCCTACGTCGGGGCGATGGGCAGCCGGCTCACCCACGAGGAGCGCCGCGCCCGGCTCATCGAGGCCGGGGTGACCGAGGCCGAACTGTCCAGGCTGCGCTCTCCGCTCGGGCTCGACCTCGGGGCCCGTACGCCCGAGGAGGTCGCCGTCTCCGTCGCCGCCGAGATCGTCGCCCTGCGTTGGGGCGGCAGCGGCGCGCCCCTGACCACGACCGGCGGAGCCATCCACCCGACCGCGGTCTGA
- a CDS encoding SRPBCC family protein, giving the protein MELHHEFTVPVPVDEAWQALLDIERIAPCLPGAVVEGHDGTTVTGSVKVKVGPVTVAYRGTAVFEEQDAVAHRMVLVASGRETRGQGTARATVTGTLSERQDGTAVSVRTDLTVTGRPAQFGRGVLAEVGDRLVGQFANCLAEHLTERAAPTAEEPTADDEAPQPLDLLRTAGLPVAKRAAMVAAAIATLAWAAARLLRHGRTTEH; this is encoded by the coding sequence ATGGAGCTGCACCACGAGTTCACCGTCCCCGTCCCGGTCGACGAGGCCTGGCAGGCGCTCCTCGACATCGAGCGGATCGCGCCCTGTCTGCCGGGTGCGGTGGTGGAGGGCCACGACGGCACGACCGTGACCGGCTCCGTGAAGGTCAAGGTCGGCCCGGTGACCGTCGCCTACCGGGGCACGGCGGTCTTCGAGGAGCAGGACGCGGTGGCACACCGTATGGTCCTCGTGGCGAGCGGCCGCGAGACCCGGGGCCAGGGTACGGCCAGGGCGACGGTCACCGGCACGCTCAGCGAACGCCAGGACGGTACGGCGGTGTCGGTACGGACCGACCTGACGGTGACCGGCCGCCCGGCGCAGTTCGGGCGGGGCGTGCTGGCCGAGGTGGGCGACCGTCTGGTGGGCCAGTTCGCGAACTGCTTGGCGGAGCACCTGACCGAGCGTGCCGCGCCCACCGCCGAGGAACCAACCGCCGACGACGAGGCGCCGCAGCCACTCGACCTCCTCCGCACGGCCGGCCTGCCGGTGGCCAAGCGGGCGGCGATGGTGGCGGCGGCGATCGCCACACTGGCATGGGCAGCGGCACGGCTGCTACGACACGGACGTACCACCGAGCACTGA
- a CDS encoding metallophosphoesterase: MRLLMVSDTHLPKRAKRLPEQLLAELPYADVVFHAGDWVDTATLDLLESRSRRLIGVYGNNDGPELRARLPEVAYAELGGLRFGVVHETGPAQGREARCAARFPDLDVLVFGHSHIPWDTTAPTGLRLLNPGSPTDRRRQPHCTYLTATVADGALTEVTLHRLPPR, from the coding sequence GTGCGTCTGCTGATGGTGTCCGACACCCACCTGCCGAAGCGCGCCAAGCGGCTCCCGGAGCAGCTGCTGGCCGAACTCCCGTACGCGGACGTGGTGTTCCACGCCGGCGACTGGGTCGACACCGCGACCCTGGACCTGCTGGAGAGCCGCAGCCGGCGGCTCATCGGGGTCTACGGCAACAACGACGGCCCGGAGCTACGGGCCCGGCTCCCCGAGGTGGCGTACGCCGAACTGGGCGGCCTGCGCTTCGGCGTGGTACACGAGACCGGCCCCGCCCAGGGCCGCGAGGCCCGCTGCGCCGCCCGCTTCCCCGACCTCGACGTGCTGGTCTTCGGCCACAGCCACATCCCCTGGGACACCACCGCCCCGACCGGCCTGCGGCTGCTCAACCCCGGCTCCCCGACCGACCGCCGCCGCCAGCCCCACTGCACCTATCTGACGGCCACCGTCGCCGACGGCGCGCTGACCGAGGTCACCCTGCACCGCCTGCCACCGCGCTGA
- a CDS encoding MarR family winged helix-turn-helix transcriptional regulator yields the protein MADISDSATRAARELRVVFSRLRRRIREVAQDTDLSPSQESALTLVGKHGAATASALAAAEGVRPQSMAATLAALDQHGLIRRAPDPDDGRRQLVTLTDAGRARIEGNRQVREEWLARTFQDRYTDEERQTVLRALELMERLSQP from the coding sequence ATGGCCGACATCTCCGACTCCGCCACCCGGGCCGCGCGCGAGCTGCGCGTGGTCTTCAGCCGGCTGCGGCGTCGCATCCGCGAGGTCGCGCAGGACACCGACCTCAGCCCGTCACAGGAGTCGGCGCTCACCCTGGTCGGCAAGCACGGCGCCGCCACGGCCAGCGCCCTCGCCGCCGCCGAAGGCGTACGTCCGCAGTCGATGGCCGCCACACTGGCCGCCCTGGACCAGCACGGTCTGATCCGGCGCGCCCCCGACCCGGACGACGGCCGCCGCCAGCTGGTCACGCTGACCGACGCCGGTCGGGCCCGGATCGAGGGCAACCGGCAGGTCCGTGAGGAGTGGCTGGCCCGCACCTTCCAGGACCGCTACACGGACGAGGAGCGGCAGACCGTCCTCAGGGCGCTGGAGCTGATGGAACGGCTGTCGCAGCCGTGA
- a CDS encoding hydrolase: MSLTTLDPRTALVAIDLQNGITAMPTQPYTGPEVVARTAELADAFRARNLPVVLVRVSFAADGGDVLPGRTERQVRGLAFPDGWDLIVDELSGHPGDIRVTKHNWSAFHGTDLDVQLRRRGITQIVLTGVATSIGVESTARDAYAHGYHVTLATDAMADADAEAHANSIERIFPRLGESGTTAEILELLAKTHAA; encoded by the coding sequence ATGTCGCTCACCACGCTCGACCCCCGTACCGCCCTCGTCGCGATCGACCTGCAGAACGGCATCACGGCGATGCCGACCCAGCCGTACACGGGCCCCGAGGTGGTGGCGCGTACGGCCGAACTCGCCGACGCCTTCCGCGCCCGGAACCTGCCCGTGGTGCTGGTCCGCGTCTCCTTCGCCGCCGACGGCGGGGACGTCCTGCCCGGCCGCACCGAGCGTCAGGTGCGGGGCCTGGCCTTCCCCGACGGCTGGGACCTCATCGTCGACGAACTGTCCGGCCACCCTGGCGACATCCGCGTCACCAAGCACAACTGGAGCGCCTTCCACGGCACCGACCTGGACGTCCAACTGCGCCGCCGCGGCATCACCCAGATCGTGCTGACCGGCGTCGCCACCAGCATCGGTGTGGAGTCGACGGCCCGCGACGCCTACGCCCACGGGTACCACGTCACCCTGGCCACCGACGCGATGGCCGACGCCGACGCCGAGGCGCACGCGAACAGCATCGAGCGGATCTTCCCGCGGCTCGGCGAGAGCGGCACGACGGCCGAGATCCTGGAGCTGCTCGCCAAGACCCACGCGGCCTGA
- the ctaD gene encoding cytochrome c oxidase subunit I, protein MSDIVEVVARYTAPAPRPGRTLLRRLSTADHKVIGRLYMVTAFCFFLFAGLLALAMRAELARPGLQFLNEHGYGEFFTIHGTVMMLLFATPMFAGFANAVMPLQIGAPDLAFPRLNALSYWMYLFGGLMVVSGFLVPGGAAAFGWFAYAPLNSAYFSPGAGGDLWAMGLVVSGVSTTLTAVNFIATVLCLRAPGMTMFRMPIFTWNVLFTSILILPAFPVFAAALLVLEADRKFGAHVFDAANGGALLWQHLFWFFGHPEVYIVALPFFGIISEILPVFSRKPLFGYLPMIGATIAITMLSAVVWAHHMFATGAVLLPFFSIMSFLIAVPTGIKFFAWIGTMVHGSVSFETPMLWSLGFLVSFLLGGLSGVLIASPPLDFHLTDTYFIVAHLHYVLFGTVVFAMFAGFYFWWPKFTGKMLDERLGKLHFWLLFPAFQLTFLVQHWLGEAGMPRRYADYLPSDGFTLLNTLSSAGAFLLGVSTLPFLYNVWRTTAKGEQVTVDDPWGWGRGLEWATSCPPPRHNFLALPRVRSESPAFDLHHPEVVGGAEAEGIR, encoded by the coding sequence ATGTCGGACATCGTCGAGGTCGTCGCGCGGTACACGGCGCCCGCCCCGCGTCCCGGCCGGACCCTCCTGCGCCGGCTCTCCACCGCCGACCACAAGGTGATCGGCCGGCTCTACATGGTCACGGCGTTCTGCTTCTTCCTGTTCGCCGGGCTGCTCGCCCTCGCCATGCGCGCGGAACTGGCGCGGCCGGGTCTGCAGTTCCTGAACGAGCACGGCTACGGCGAGTTCTTCACGATCCACGGCACGGTCATGATGCTGCTGTTCGCGACGCCGATGTTCGCCGGGTTCGCCAACGCCGTGATGCCGCTTCAGATCGGCGCGCCCGACCTGGCCTTCCCGCGGCTGAACGCGCTGTCGTACTGGATGTACCTGTTCGGCGGGCTGATGGTGGTCTCCGGATTTCTGGTGCCCGGCGGGGCGGCGGCCTTCGGCTGGTTCGCCTACGCGCCCCTGAACAGCGCCTACTTCTCCCCCGGCGCGGGCGGCGACCTGTGGGCGATGGGGCTGGTGGTGTCGGGTGTGTCGACGACGTTGACCGCCGTGAACTTCATCGCCACCGTCCTGTGCCTGCGCGCGCCCGGCATGACGATGTTCCGGATGCCGATCTTCACCTGGAACGTGCTGTTCACCTCGATCCTCATCCTGCCCGCGTTCCCGGTGTTCGCGGCGGCGCTGCTGGTGCTGGAGGCGGACCGGAAGTTCGGGGCGCACGTCTTCGACGCGGCGAACGGGGGCGCGCTGCTGTGGCAGCACCTGTTCTGGTTCTTCGGGCATCCGGAGGTCTACATCGTGGCGCTGCCGTTCTTCGGGATCATCTCGGAGATCCTGCCGGTGTTCTCCCGCAAGCCGCTGTTCGGCTATCTGCCGATGATCGGGGCCACGATCGCGATCACCATGCTGTCGGCGGTGGTGTGGGCGCACCACATGTTCGCGACGGGCGCGGTGCTGCTGCCGTTCTTCTCCATCATGTCGTTCCTGATCGCGGTGCCCACGGGCATCAAATTCTTCGCGTGGATCGGCACCATGGTCCACGGGTCCGTCTCGTTCGAGACGCCGATGCTGTGGTCGCTGGGCTTTCTGGTGTCCTTCCTGCTGGGCGGGCTGAGCGGGGTGCTGATCGCCTCGCCGCCGCTGGACTTCCATCTGACCGACACCTACTTCATCGTGGCGCATCTGCACTATGTGCTGTTCGGCACGGTGGTGTTCGCGATGTTCGCCGGGTTCTACTTCTGGTGGCCGAAGTTCACCGGGAAGATGCTGGACGAGCGGCTCGGCAAGCTGCACTTCTGGCTGCTGTTCCCGGCGTTCCAGCTGACCTTCCTGGTGCAGCACTGGCTCGGTGAGGCGGGCATGCCGCGCCGGTACGCGGACTATCTGCCCAGCGACGGCTTCACTCTCCTCAACACCCTGTCGTCGGCGGGCGCGTTCCTGCTGGGCGTCTCCACCCTGCCGTTCCTCTACAACGTGTGGCGCACCACCGCCAAGGGCGAGCAGGTCACCGTGGACGACCCGTGGGGGTGGGGGCGTGGCCTGGAGTGGGCGACGTCCTGTCCGCCGCCGCGGCACAACTTCCTGGCGCTGCCCCGGGTGCGCTCGGAGTCGCCCGCCTTCGACCTGCA